One Equus asinus isolate D_3611 breed Donkey chromosome 19, EquAss-T2T_v2, whole genome shotgun sequence genomic region harbors:
- the PPP1R7 gene encoding protein phosphatase 1 regulatory subunit 7 isoform X2 — protein MDEVDRRVESEESGDEEGKKQSSGLVADLSEHSLKDGEEPGDEDPEEGQELPVDMETINLDKDAEDVDLNHYRIGKIEGFEVLKKVKTLCLRQNLIKCIENLEELQSLRELDLYDNQIKKIENLEALTELEILDISFNLLRNIEGIDKLTRLKKLFLVNNKINKIENISNLRQLQMLELGSNRIRAIENIDALTNLESLFLGKNKITKLQNLDALTNLTVLSMQSNRLTKIEGLQNLVNLRELYLSHNGIEVIEGLENNNKLTMLDVASNRIKKIENISHLTELQEFWMNDNLLESWSDLDELKGAKNLETVYLERNPLQRDPQYRRKIMLALPTVRQIDATFVRF, from the exons ATGGATGAAG TTGACAGGCGGGTCGAATCTGAAGAATCGGGCGATGAAGAAGGGAAGAAGCAGAGCAGCGGTCTAGTGGCAGACCTCAGTGAGCACAGcctgaaggatggagaggagcCAGGGGACGAGGACCCAGAAG AAGGACAAGAGCTGCCTGTGGATATGGAAACCATTAACCTGGATAAAGATGCAGAG GATGTTGATCTGAATCATTATCGCATTGGAAAAATTGAAGGATTTGAGGTGCTGAAGAAAGTGAAG ACTCTCTGCCTCCgtcaaaatttaattaaatgcaTTGAGAATCTGGAGGAGTTACAGAGTCTTCGAGAGTTGGATCTTTATGACAACCAAATCAAGAAGATTGAGAATCTGGAGGCACTGACAGAGTTGGA aattttagatatttcttttaaTCTGCTGAGAAACATTGAAGGAATTGACAAGCTGACACGACTGAAAAAGCTCTTCTTGGTcaacaataaaatcaataaaattgagaacATAAGCAACTTACGTCAACTGCAGATGCTGGAGCTGGGGTCCAACCGCATCCGG GCAATTGAAAATATCGACGCATTAACCAATCTGGAAAGTTTGTTTTTGGGGAAAAACAAGATCACTAAACTTCAGAACCTGGATGCACTTACCAACCTGACAGTCCTCAGCATGCAG AGCAACCGGCTGACCAAGATCGAGGGTCTGCAGAACCTGGTGAATCTGCGAGAGCTGTACCTCAGCCACAATGGCATTGAAGTCATTGAGGGCCTGGAGAACAAT aACAAACTCACGATGTTGGACGTTGCATCAAATAGAatcaaaaagattgaaaacatcaGCCATCTAACAGAGCTACAGGAATTCTGG ATGAACGACAATCTCCTTGAGAGCTGGAGTGACCTCGATGAGCTGAAGGGAGCCAAGAACCTGGAGACGGTGTACCTGGAACGGAACCCCCTGCAGAGGGACCCCCAGTACAGGCGGAAGATCATGCTGGCCCTCCCCACCGTGCGGCAGATCGATGCCACCTTCGTCAGGTTCTGA
- the PPP1R7 gene encoding protein phosphatase 1 regulatory subunit 7 isoform X1 — protein sequence MAEERGGGQQQSQEMMEVDRRVESEESGDEEGKKQSSGLVADLSEHSLKDGEEPGDEDPEEGQELPVDMETINLDKDAEDVDLNHYRIGKIEGFEVLKKVKTLCLRQNLIKCIENLEELQSLRELDLYDNQIKKIENLEALTELEILDISFNLLRNIEGIDKLTRLKKLFLVNNKINKIENISNLRQLQMLELGSNRIRAIENIDALTNLESLFLGKNKITKLQNLDALTNLTVLSMQSNRLTKIEGLQNLVNLRELYLSHNGIEVIEGLENNNKLTMLDVASNRIKKIENISHLTELQEFWMNDNLLESWSDLDELKGAKNLETVYLERNPLQRDPQYRRKIMLALPTVRQIDATFVRF from the exons ATGGCGGAGGAGCGCGGCGGGGGCCAGCAACAGTCGCAGGAGATGATGGAGG TTGACAGGCGGGTCGAATCTGAAGAATCGGGCGATGAAGAAGGGAAGAAGCAGAGCAGCGGTCTAGTGGCAGACCTCAGTGAGCACAGcctgaaggatggagaggagcCAGGGGACGAGGACCCAGAAG AAGGACAAGAGCTGCCTGTGGATATGGAAACCATTAACCTGGATAAAGATGCAGAG GATGTTGATCTGAATCATTATCGCATTGGAAAAATTGAAGGATTTGAGGTGCTGAAGAAAGTGAAG ACTCTCTGCCTCCgtcaaaatttaattaaatgcaTTGAGAATCTGGAGGAGTTACAGAGTCTTCGAGAGTTGGATCTTTATGACAACCAAATCAAGAAGATTGAGAATCTGGAGGCACTGACAGAGTTGGA aattttagatatttcttttaaTCTGCTGAGAAACATTGAAGGAATTGACAAGCTGACACGACTGAAAAAGCTCTTCTTGGTcaacaataaaatcaataaaattgagaacATAAGCAACTTACGTCAACTGCAGATGCTGGAGCTGGGGTCCAACCGCATCCGG GCAATTGAAAATATCGACGCATTAACCAATCTGGAAAGTTTGTTTTTGGGGAAAAACAAGATCACTAAACTTCAGAACCTGGATGCACTTACCAACCTGACAGTCCTCAGCATGCAG AGCAACCGGCTGACCAAGATCGAGGGTCTGCAGAACCTGGTGAATCTGCGAGAGCTGTACCTCAGCCACAATGGCATTGAAGTCATTGAGGGCCTGGAGAACAAT aACAAACTCACGATGTTGGACGTTGCATCAAATAGAatcaaaaagattgaaaacatcaGCCATCTAACAGAGCTACAGGAATTCTGG ATGAACGACAATCTCCTTGAGAGCTGGAGTGACCTCGATGAGCTGAAGGGAGCCAAGAACCTGGAGACGGTGTACCTGGAACGGAACCCCCTGCAGAGGGACCCCCAGTACAGGCGGAAGATCATGCTGGCCCTCCCCACCGTGCGGCAGATCGATGCCACCTTCGTCAGGTTCTGA
- the PPP1R7 gene encoding protein phosphatase 1 regulatory subunit 7 isoform X6, with protein sequence METINLDKDAEDVDLNHYRIGKIEGFEVLKKVKTLCLRQNLIKCIENLEELQSLRELDLYDNQIKKIENLEALTELEILDISFNLLRNIEGIDKLTRLKKLFLVNNKINKIENISNLRQLQMLELGSNRIRAIENIDALTNLESLFLGKNKITKLQNLDALTNLTVLSMQSNRLTKIEGLQNLVNLRELYLSHNGIEVIEGLENNNKLTMLDVASNRIKKIENISHLTELQEFWMNDNLLESWSDLDELKGAKNLETVYLERNPLQRDPQYRRKIMLALPTVRQIDATFVRF encoded by the exons ATGGAAACCATTAACCTGGATAAAGATGCAGAG GATGTTGATCTGAATCATTATCGCATTGGAAAAATTGAAGGATTTGAGGTGCTGAAGAAAGTGAAG ACTCTCTGCCTCCgtcaaaatttaattaaatgcaTTGAGAATCTGGAGGAGTTACAGAGTCTTCGAGAGTTGGATCTTTATGACAACCAAATCAAGAAGATTGAGAATCTGGAGGCACTGACAGAGTTGGA aattttagatatttcttttaaTCTGCTGAGAAACATTGAAGGAATTGACAAGCTGACACGACTGAAAAAGCTCTTCTTGGTcaacaataaaatcaataaaattgagaacATAAGCAACTTACGTCAACTGCAGATGCTGGAGCTGGGGTCCAACCGCATCCGG GCAATTGAAAATATCGACGCATTAACCAATCTGGAAAGTTTGTTTTTGGGGAAAAACAAGATCACTAAACTTCAGAACCTGGATGCACTTACCAACCTGACAGTCCTCAGCATGCAG AGCAACCGGCTGACCAAGATCGAGGGTCTGCAGAACCTGGTGAATCTGCGAGAGCTGTACCTCAGCCACAATGGCATTGAAGTCATTGAGGGCCTGGAGAACAAT aACAAACTCACGATGTTGGACGTTGCATCAAATAGAatcaaaaagattgaaaacatcaGCCATCTAACAGAGCTACAGGAATTCTGG ATGAACGACAATCTCCTTGAGAGCTGGAGTGACCTCGATGAGCTGAAGGGAGCCAAGAACCTGGAGACGGTGTACCTGGAACGGAACCCCCTGCAGAGGGACCCCCAGTACAGGCGGAAGATCATGCTGGCCCTCCCCACCGTGCGGCAGATCGATGCCACCTTCGTCAGGTTCTGA
- the PPP1R7 gene encoding protein phosphatase 1 regulatory subunit 7 isoform X7, with translation MDEVDRRVESEESGDEEGKKQSSGLVADLSEHSLKDGEEPGDEDPEEGQELPVDMETINLDKDAEDVDLNHYRIGKIEGFEVLKKVKTLCLRQNLIKCIENLEELQSLRELDLYDNQIKKIENLEALTELEILDISFNLLRNIEGIDKLTRLKKLFLVNNKINKIENISNLRQLQMLELGSNRIRAIENIDALTNLESLFLGKNKITKLQNLDALTNLTVLSMQSNRLTKIEGLQNLVNLRELYLSHNGIEVIEGLENNNKLTMLDVASNRIKKIENISHLTELQEFWGK, from the exons ATGGATGAAG TTGACAGGCGGGTCGAATCTGAAGAATCGGGCGATGAAGAAGGGAAGAAGCAGAGCAGCGGTCTAGTGGCAGACCTCAGTGAGCACAGcctgaaggatggagaggagcCAGGGGACGAGGACCCAGAAG AAGGACAAGAGCTGCCTGTGGATATGGAAACCATTAACCTGGATAAAGATGCAGAG GATGTTGATCTGAATCATTATCGCATTGGAAAAATTGAAGGATTTGAGGTGCTGAAGAAAGTGAAG ACTCTCTGCCTCCgtcaaaatttaattaaatgcaTTGAGAATCTGGAGGAGTTACAGAGTCTTCGAGAGTTGGATCTTTATGACAACCAAATCAAGAAGATTGAGAATCTGGAGGCACTGACAGAGTTGGA aattttagatatttcttttaaTCTGCTGAGAAACATTGAAGGAATTGACAAGCTGACACGACTGAAAAAGCTCTTCTTGGTcaacaataaaatcaataaaattgagaacATAAGCAACTTACGTCAACTGCAGATGCTGGAGCTGGGGTCCAACCGCATCCGG GCAATTGAAAATATCGACGCATTAACCAATCTGGAAAGTTTGTTTTTGGGGAAAAACAAGATCACTAAACTTCAGAACCTGGATGCACTTACCAACCTGACAGTCCTCAGCATGCAG AGCAACCGGCTGACCAAGATCGAGGGTCTGCAGAACCTGGTGAATCTGCGAGAGCTGTACCTCAGCCACAATGGCATTGAAGTCATTGAGGGCCTGGAGAACAAT aACAAACTCACGATGTTGGACGTTGCATCAAATAGAatcaaaaagattgaaaacatcaGCCATCTAACAGAGCTACAGGAATTCTGG GGTAAATGA
- the PPP1R7 gene encoding protein phosphatase 1 regulatory subunit 7 isoform X4, with protein MAEERGGGQQQSQEMMEVDRRVESEESGDEEGKKQSSGLVADLSEHSLKDGEEPGDEDPEEGQELPVDMETINLDKDAEDVDLNHYRIGKIEGFEVLKKVKTLCLRQNLIKCIENLEELQSLRELDLYDNQIKKIENLEALTELEILDISFNLLRNIEGIDKLTRLKKLFLVNNKINKIENISNLRQLQMLELGSNRIRAIENIDALTNLESLFLGKNKITKLQNLDALTNLTVLSMQSNRLTKIEGLQNLVNLRELYLSHNGIEVIEGLENNNKLTMLDVASNRIKKIENISHLTELQEFWGK; from the exons ATGGCGGAGGAGCGCGGCGGGGGCCAGCAACAGTCGCAGGAGATGATGGAGG TTGACAGGCGGGTCGAATCTGAAGAATCGGGCGATGAAGAAGGGAAGAAGCAGAGCAGCGGTCTAGTGGCAGACCTCAGTGAGCACAGcctgaaggatggagaggagcCAGGGGACGAGGACCCAGAAG AAGGACAAGAGCTGCCTGTGGATATGGAAACCATTAACCTGGATAAAGATGCAGAG GATGTTGATCTGAATCATTATCGCATTGGAAAAATTGAAGGATTTGAGGTGCTGAAGAAAGTGAAG ACTCTCTGCCTCCgtcaaaatttaattaaatgcaTTGAGAATCTGGAGGAGTTACAGAGTCTTCGAGAGTTGGATCTTTATGACAACCAAATCAAGAAGATTGAGAATCTGGAGGCACTGACAGAGTTGGA aattttagatatttcttttaaTCTGCTGAGAAACATTGAAGGAATTGACAAGCTGACACGACTGAAAAAGCTCTTCTTGGTcaacaataaaatcaataaaattgagaacATAAGCAACTTACGTCAACTGCAGATGCTGGAGCTGGGGTCCAACCGCATCCGG GCAATTGAAAATATCGACGCATTAACCAATCTGGAAAGTTTGTTTTTGGGGAAAAACAAGATCACTAAACTTCAGAACCTGGATGCACTTACCAACCTGACAGTCCTCAGCATGCAG AGCAACCGGCTGACCAAGATCGAGGGTCTGCAGAACCTGGTGAATCTGCGAGAGCTGTACCTCAGCCACAATGGCATTGAAGTCATTGAGGGCCTGGAGAACAAT aACAAACTCACGATGTTGGACGTTGCATCAAATAGAatcaaaaagattgaaaacatcaGCCATCTAACAGAGCTACAGGAATTCTGG GGTAAATGA
- the PPP1R7 gene encoding protein phosphatase 1 regulatory subunit 7 isoform X3, which yields MAEERGGGQQQSQEMMEVDRRVESEESGDEEGKKQSSGLVADLSEHSLKDGEEPGDEDPEEGQELPVDMETINLDKDAEDVDLNHYRIGKIEGFEVLKKVKTLCLRQNLIKCIENLEELQSLRELDLYDNQIKKIENLEALTELEILDISFNLLRNIEGIDKLTRLKKLFLVNNKINKIENISNLRQLQMLELGSNRIRAIENIDALTNLESLFLGKNKITKLQNLDALTNLTVLSMQSNRLTKIEGLQNLVNLRELYLSHNGIEVIEGLENNNKLTMLDVASNRIKKIENISHLTELQEFWVRQFWGLVF from the exons ATGGCGGAGGAGCGCGGCGGGGGCCAGCAACAGTCGCAGGAGATGATGGAGG TTGACAGGCGGGTCGAATCTGAAGAATCGGGCGATGAAGAAGGGAAGAAGCAGAGCAGCGGTCTAGTGGCAGACCTCAGTGAGCACAGcctgaaggatggagaggagcCAGGGGACGAGGACCCAGAAG AAGGACAAGAGCTGCCTGTGGATATGGAAACCATTAACCTGGATAAAGATGCAGAG GATGTTGATCTGAATCATTATCGCATTGGAAAAATTGAAGGATTTGAGGTGCTGAAGAAAGTGAAG ACTCTCTGCCTCCgtcaaaatttaattaaatgcaTTGAGAATCTGGAGGAGTTACAGAGTCTTCGAGAGTTGGATCTTTATGACAACCAAATCAAGAAGATTGAGAATCTGGAGGCACTGACAGAGTTGGA aattttagatatttcttttaaTCTGCTGAGAAACATTGAAGGAATTGACAAGCTGACACGACTGAAAAAGCTCTTCTTGGTcaacaataaaatcaataaaattgagaacATAAGCAACTTACGTCAACTGCAGATGCTGGAGCTGGGGTCCAACCGCATCCGG GCAATTGAAAATATCGACGCATTAACCAATCTGGAAAGTTTGTTTTTGGGGAAAAACAAGATCACTAAACTTCAGAACCTGGATGCACTTACCAACCTGACAGTCCTCAGCATGCAG AGCAACCGGCTGACCAAGATCGAGGGTCTGCAGAACCTGGTGAATCTGCGAGAGCTGTACCTCAGCCACAATGGCATTGAAGTCATTGAGGGCCTGGAGAACAAT aACAAACTCACGATGTTGGACGTTGCATCAAATAGAatcaaaaagattgaaaacatcaGCCATCTAACAGAGCTACAGGAATTCTGG gtCCGTCAGTTTTGGGGTCTTGTATTTTGA
- the PPP1R7 gene encoding protein phosphatase 1 regulatory subunit 7 isoform X5: MDEVDRRVESEESGDEEGKKQSSGLVADLSEHSLKDGEEPGDEDPEEGQELPVDMETINLDKDAEDVDLNHYRIGKIEGFEVLKKVKTLCLRQNLIKCIENLEELQSLRELDLYDNQIKKIENLEALTELEILDISFNLLRNIEGIDKLTRLKKLFLVNNKINKIENISNLRQLQMLELGSNRIRAIENIDALTNLESLFLGKNKITKLQNLDALTNLTVLSMQSNRLTKIEGLQNLVNLRELYLSHNGIEVIEGLENNNKLTMLDVASNRIKKIENISHLTELQEFWVRQFWGLVF; encoded by the exons ATGGATGAAG TTGACAGGCGGGTCGAATCTGAAGAATCGGGCGATGAAGAAGGGAAGAAGCAGAGCAGCGGTCTAGTGGCAGACCTCAGTGAGCACAGcctgaaggatggagaggagcCAGGGGACGAGGACCCAGAAG AAGGACAAGAGCTGCCTGTGGATATGGAAACCATTAACCTGGATAAAGATGCAGAG GATGTTGATCTGAATCATTATCGCATTGGAAAAATTGAAGGATTTGAGGTGCTGAAGAAAGTGAAG ACTCTCTGCCTCCgtcaaaatttaattaaatgcaTTGAGAATCTGGAGGAGTTACAGAGTCTTCGAGAGTTGGATCTTTATGACAACCAAATCAAGAAGATTGAGAATCTGGAGGCACTGACAGAGTTGGA aattttagatatttcttttaaTCTGCTGAGAAACATTGAAGGAATTGACAAGCTGACACGACTGAAAAAGCTCTTCTTGGTcaacaataaaatcaataaaattgagaacATAAGCAACTTACGTCAACTGCAGATGCTGGAGCTGGGGTCCAACCGCATCCGG GCAATTGAAAATATCGACGCATTAACCAATCTGGAAAGTTTGTTTTTGGGGAAAAACAAGATCACTAAACTTCAGAACCTGGATGCACTTACCAACCTGACAGTCCTCAGCATGCAG AGCAACCGGCTGACCAAGATCGAGGGTCTGCAGAACCTGGTGAATCTGCGAGAGCTGTACCTCAGCCACAATGGCATTGAAGTCATTGAGGGCCTGGAGAACAAT aACAAACTCACGATGTTGGACGTTGCATCAAATAGAatcaaaaagattgaaaacatcaGCCATCTAACAGAGCTACAGGAATTCTGG gtCCGTCAGTTTTGGGGTCTTGTATTTTGA